One Phaseolus vulgaris cultivar G19833 chromosome 2, P. vulgaris v2.0, whole genome shotgun sequence DNA window includes the following coding sequences:
- the LOC137810772 gene encoding uncharacterized protein yields MEETLVPKRPREEPQVEQQKELEFEQDYSSKRHKPYTHILSLLDSEEEDSTQDLSPLITTLQQEITSASNNHNFQDALLLCPTQPIDLDTLTTINALENGPTPTSQQHQQQVVKEEEESDKERVMRHLLQASDDELGIPSTGDGVFEFVGEDGFNSDHGFSSLCDKLWELEDERANYYAFLQSELFLGGH; encoded by the coding sequence ATGGAGGAAACTTTGGTGCCAAAGAGGCCTAGAGAAGAACCCCAAGTGGAACAACAAAAAGAGTTGGAGTTTGAACAAGACTACTCCTCAAAGAGGCACAAGCCATACACCCACATCCTCTCTCTTCTTGATTCAGAGGAAGAAGACTCCACACAAGACCTCTCCCCTCTCATCACAACCCTCCAACAAGAAATCACTTCTGCCTCCAACAATCATAATTTCCAAGATGCCCTTTTGCTCTGCCCTACTCAACCAATTGACCTAGACACCCTCACAACAATCAATGCCTTGGAGAATGGGCCAACACCAACATCACAACAACACCAACAACAAGTGGTGAAGGAAGAGGAGGAGAGTGACAAGGAGAGGGTCATGAGACACCTCCTCCAAGCCTCAGATGATGAACTTGGGATTCCAAGTACTGGGGATGGGGTGTTTGAGTTTGTTGGAGAAGATGGCTTCAATAGTGACCATGGCTTTTCATCTTTGTGTGACAAGTTGTGGGAGCTTGAAGATGAGAGAGCCAACTACTATGCTTTTTTGCAATCTGAACTCTTCCTAGGAGGACATTGA